Proteins from one Podospora pseudoanserina strain CBS 124.78 chromosome 1, whole genome shotgun sequence genomic window:
- a CDS encoding hypothetical protein (COG:A; EggNog:ENOG503NZGT), which produces MFMGGFAFKSDMPLLFRRTGSSHPIALTLSPRFIKNSPSTSNNEHCPRLKTLATSALSNNLTYYPSAVYPPHQPQTLKMSTTNNNNHPQEEEEDDYMSPLFLAPSITTSSALPIKESSLQRRARLKREAEARSRPKSKAELAQEAELQREKAHSTSLLASKPQSKGLAMMAKMGFRPGSTLGSSSSGSAEPIRVSIKEGKEGIGLESERKRKLRELVENMEKTEKKIKVGEVDYRERMRQEREEQRLEGQVRGAQKVAEGLDSERAKERGEEMGKRRLKGIPVVWRGLVKTREESERDRRMRRDLEEHAMSRLPTYNDGDEDADDRKALGKKKVVYEVAEDLDEEDEELDEFNGLTGEEKLRRLVEYLRKEHHYCFWCRFKYEDERMEGCPGLTEEEHD; this is translated from the exons ATGTTTATGGGGGGTTTTGCTTTCAAAAGTGACATGCCGTTGCTtttcagg CGCACGGGCTCATCTCACCCCATTGCTCTTACACTCAGTCCTCGTTTCATTAAAAActctccttcaacatcaaacaaCGAGCACTGCCCACGACTCAAAACATTAGCGACATCAGCCTTGTCAAACAACCTCACATACTATCCCTCAGCAGTCTatccaccacaccaaccccaaaccctcaaaatgagcaccaccaacaacaacaaccacccccaagaggaagaagaagacgactaCATgtcccccctcttcctcgcgcCCTCCATaacgacctcctccgccctcccaaTAAAAGAATCCTCCCTCCAACGCCGCGCCCGTCTCAAGcgcgaggccgaggcccGTTCCCGCCCCAAATCAAAAGCTGAACTCGCCCAGGAAGCCGAGTTGCAACGCGAAAAAGCGCATTCTACCTCTTTGCTGGCGTCAAAACCCCAGTCGAAAGGCctggcgatgatggcgaagATGGGGTTCAGACCTGGGTCTACACTGGGGTCGAGCAGTTCTGGGTCGGCGGAGCCGATCAGGGTTTCGAtcaaggaggggaaggaggggattGGGCTGGAGAGTGAGAGGAAACGGAagctgagggagttggtggagaacatggagaagacggagaagaagattaaGGTCGGGGAGGTGGATTACAGGGAGCGGAtgaggcaggagagggaggagcagaggttggaggggcaGGTTAGGGGTGCTCAaaaggtggcggaggggttggattcAGAGAGGGCtaaggaaaggggggaggagatggggaagaggaggttgaaagGGATACCGgttgtttggagggggttggtcaAGACTAGGGAGGAGAGCGAGAGGGATaggagaatgaggagggatttggaggagcATGCTATGTCACGGTTGCCGACGTAtaatgatggggatgaggatgcggACGATAGGAAGGcgttggggaagaagaaggtggtgtatgaggtggcggaggatttggatgaggaggatgaggagttggaTGAGTTTAATGGgttgacgggggaggagaagttgaggaggttggtggagtATTTGAGAAAAGAGCATCATTACTGCTTTTGGTGCAGGTTCAAGTACGAGGatgagaggatggaggggtgtccggggttgacggaggaggagcatgaTTGA